CCGCCTTGAGCGAAGGCCGACACGTCTAGAGATGACGCTCAGCAGAGGTCGTCAAACTCGTCCTTCTTCGCGCCAGCGATGAACGCAGCGAACTCCTCGCGAGAGAAGTCCGGTTCGTCCTTCGAGTGCCGGATGCCTCGGCGGTCGTCGCCGAGGTCGGCGACGGCCACACACTGCATGCCGTCCGACACGCTCGATGTGCGCCATACGGGGTCGTTGATGGTC
This genomic interval from Acidimicrobiales bacterium contains the following:
- a CDS encoding DUF397 domain-containing protein; the protein is MTINDPVWRTSSVSDGMQCVAVADLGDDRRGIRHSKDEPDFSREEFAAFIAGAKKDEFDDLC